The Glycine soja cultivar W05 chromosome 9, ASM419377v2, whole genome shotgun sequence sequence AACTTAATAGAAGTATTTAAGTTTAAAGAGATTGCTCTCCTTAACTAATGCACATCTTGTTCTCCTAACTGTACCAAAAAATATAGCtccccataaataaaatacatagaTGAGATAACTCACTGTTCAAGACCAGGTCGTAAAGGTAGACTTTTTGACATCACAAACTCTTCTAATGCCTTTTCCTGCCAATATATGATAAAGAGTTGAATATGATTCTTTACAAAATTCTCATCATCTTCTCAACGAGTAATTGAAAAATCATTTGGGGAAGGATTTTTAGCTTACTAGGGTATAGTATAGAATCTAATTCTTTAGGACTTAAATATCAAAGTGGCATGTTTTTCCAAACCATTAGATATCCTGCCTCCAATTGGAAATTTTTTCCCATCtatactttctttttgaatttgtttttggaATAAAAGAACTGAGGGCAAGTTATTCTcgtaaatctaaaaaataacataaaagtaGCATATAATCCTCTGGATCTGATAATTCTCATTCAAAGCATCCATGGACTCAAAACCACATAGACACAAGATAAAGCAATCCTATTCAGAGAAAAACTATAGAATGTTTAGGAATAAATTATATTGggaaaacagtttttttttttaaggttaaaaTCTCTCATTAATCTTTTGATCAAAAGTTTTTTTGGTTCCAAAATAAGCTATCCAAATTGGCTAGTAGGCAGGAGCTTCTGAATATAAACAGCAAACATTTCTTGGATATAAGAGATCGAGTAAGGAGCCAAAAGGAAAGTTTACAAGTTCTTGAAGAGATTAAGAGACTGATAAGATTTGTCATATTTGTTGAATTGCATAGGGAAAAAAAAGACACTAATTAACAGCAGTATATACCATTCAGCAAGATTAAGTGTAAGGATAAAACCTTTTGCTGCAAAACTCTTTTTGCAAACAGTCCCTGCTCATTTGTGGGTAACGAAGAAGGCCACCCAATCTGCTTAGTAGAGACAATGACAACAGAATTTggcttaaataaataatgttaccaCTAACCTTACccctttctttaaaaaaattcctacCACAGACAAAAGACGAACAGCTTACACGATTAAAATACAGAAACACCATCTTTTCCTCATCTCCAGCACTTCTCCTGGAAAGTCATTAGAAAACAGTTTATAAGAAACGTGGACATTCACTGAAATTAACTTGCAGCACTGTAAATAGTAAAAACACTCAAACATGTAACGACCAAAAGAGATTTCAAAAAGAATTTCAACGCATTGATTTACTCGAACCCAAAGGCAAATTTGGCAAGTTAAATTCAATCACACATACGAACATACATACACGCATAATCAAGagaacattttaatttaatctaacaaaaaaacaaaaaaacaaacacactttGAAAGATCGGAATAGACAGGTTCAGTCCAGTTGGCGCAATCGAGTCCAAGCTTCTCAAACGCTGCGGACACAGGAAGTAAAATTACACCGCATTACACAGAATTCACAAACAGAAAAACGACGGATGCAGAACCGTTCATACCTTTATTGAAGGCGAGGCGATTTCCAACGCGGTGCGAGTCCATAAGAACCCTAAAACAACACAACaaagttttaagttttaagGACCTGTTTGGGTAAGTCTCTCTGGAAGTGCttctaagagaagaaaataagaagaagaaaagaaaatgagctTCTCCATTAGTTAATCTTCTCTCATCTTTTAGAGAAGCTATAGGAAAGAGCTTCTACAAATTAACTTATGGAGAAACtcatttcctttttctcttcatattttttctcttagaaGTGGTTTTAGAAGAATGCATCCAAAGAGGCCCTAAGTTAAGAGTGTGAGAAGCAGCATATGAACACAGAGGAGATATAAGATAGGTTTAGTAGTGAAGggagaaagaaaggaaagagaGGTCACGGATTCGAATCCTCccgctaacaaaaactaataattaacatttggcGATCAATAAAGAAAAAGCATATGAGCAAAATCGTGGAACACAGTGTGAGAGGAGGTTGTTGGAGCGATGAATCGGAGAATCACCCCTGGACTTCGAGAAGGACGGCGAGGTCttgagaggaggaggaggagttgGGGTGGTTGTGCTCGGCGGTGGATGAAGAAGCGGAGATGATGGCGAGGCGCGAAGAAGATTTGGCGGGGAAATTGGAAGGGGAGAATGTGAAAGTGAAGGGAAAGCGAAAGCGGAGGAAGAAGCAGCATGGCGCGCGTGGGAGTGCGTGAGAATGGATAACGGAAGATGTGAGTGTTGTTGCCATGGCGATTTGGTAATGTTGGTCGTAGTGGAGTGGACTGGAGTAGACTCCCAGCTAAGCTCAAGTATGATATTTTCAAGCCATATGTATGTACGGACTCAGAAACATAGATTATTtccaattatattatttaaattaggtTTAAATACCACTCcctcctataaaaaaaatacaaaaaatacatACTTTATCGTGCTCTTTGATTTGctaaaaaaacaagataaataaaataacatgggACAAATAACTAAATTACAGgctaattttttgtattatacgATGTTTGGTGGTTCATgtacaatataaataattttgtgttcTATCTTGTTTGATGTATTTATCAATGTTTGCCAAGGATTTTTTTCTGCCGCTGAGGTGGGCTAAATTTTTCTTTGCCGATTCAATTAGCGCAGGCCAATGTCGGCTTAACTACCACGTCAGTTGAGTTCGCACGAAACACCATAGCCGACCCTCCGATGGTACAACTTTTGAGCGACATCGAACAAGATATGACTTCCTCGATCGTACAAAAAATAATGTTGGacagtgtcggccgaaaaacaacCATTCTTGCGCCAAGATTTTCGGTGAGGTTTGTTCAAGGTTGACCTCGACCGGTAATCTTTCTTGATTGATGTCGGCTAGAATTTTTTTCGATTCAGGTTTgtcatgaatttttttgtttgccGCACAGGTCGGTTATATTTTTCTATGCCTATTCAATTAGCACAGACCAATATCGGCCGAAGCACAACGTCGGTTGAATTCACACAAAATACCATAGGCGACCTCGATGGTAAACTTTTTGGGCGACATcgaacaagaaaacttcctcaaTCATACAAAAAATATGATCGGCCGATgttggtaaaaaataaaaacattgcaaattgtcggccgaaaaacaacGACTCTTGTATTAGacaaaataatgtaaattttattataaaatcctAGGTACATTAACCGCACTTGATGGCACAACAAATGAGAGACACCTCCATGGAGGATGCGTGACCCCTAACACCACCAGGTGCAGGGTCTGATGGCACAAGGATGTCATAGGGTCACAACGATGGTGAGGATGACACAACGGCGCGACGCGCCCTCTTTCGAGTtggccaaaagaaaaaaaagcataacaagaagAAGGAAGATGACGATAAGAacatttgaataataaattaacaatgaaaataaagaaataatgagCAAAAAGGAAACAACAGTCTTCAACTACGATCAAGGTACAACATTTGGAGAGGAAGGTTTAGAGAATGAGGCAcatatggaaaaagaaaaaaagttgtgtGGGATcataaaaagtcaaaaaatatagataatattatatttttacttttatttgacactgaacaaaaaaaattgtattagagTTTAGTGAGTTAAAGTTTtcggttatttatttaatctatcattctttattttgtattattcatTAGTCATTGaacaaatatttttgtgttgttCAGTCCCTCATCTTTTAACAAATCAAACGCACCTTAAGACATATTGTAATTAGGGGTGGTAAACAAGCTTAGGGTTATGGATCGGCTCACGGGTCAGCAGTCCGCACCGACCAAagaccaaattttttttaagtatccATGGTTATGTCGTGAGTTGTACAGGTTTAGACCGTGAGGTCAGCCCGCAAACATGCAAACTGGCTtacaactaaaataaaaaattgaaaaccctCATACCCCAACCACCAATAAAGCTCAACCCAATTAATCCTAAAGGCACAACACACTCAACACCGCAAAACAAAACGGCACAGCACAACAAGCATCTGACTGTTCTTCTCCTCACCGTGTCTCTTCTAATGTTTGtttccaactttttttttattagcataTGTATTTGAATGACTCTGTAATGCTACAAGTGATT is a genomic window containing:
- the LOC114367165 gene encoding CBBY-like protein isoform X3 — encoded protein: MATTLTSSVIHSHALPRAPCCFFLRFRFPFTFTFSPSNFPAKSSSRLAIISASSSTAEHNHPNSSSSSQDLAVLLEVQGVLMDSHRVGNRLAFNKAFEKLGLDCANWTEPVYSDLSKRSAGDEEKMVFLYFNRIGWPSSLPTNEQGLFAKRVLQQKEKALEEFVMSKSLPLRPGLEQFIDDAYNEGIPVVILTAYSKSGDNIARSIMEKLGDDRSIKVIIVGNKEVEQSLYGQLVSGKVIASGLDEELAKEAKRAVSAEKQRLAKEVASMLKLSVEIDTGSSERKPIWRSWSYTGGHAMCCFTKQVTSFALGSSTKHFDI
- the LOC114367165 gene encoding CBBY-like protein isoform X4 codes for the protein MATTLTSSVIHSHALPRAPCCFFLRFRFPFTFTFSPSNFPAKSSSRLAIISASSSTAEHNHPNSSSSSQDLAVLLEVQGVLMDSHRVGNRLAFNKAFEKLGLDCANWTEPVYSDLSKRSAGDEEKMVFLYFNRIGWPSSLPTNEQGLFAKRVLQQKEKALEEFVMSKSLPLRPGLEQFIDDAYNEGIPVVILTAYSKSGDNIARSIMEKLGDDRSIKVIIVGNKEVEQSLYGQLVSGKVIASGLDEELAKEAKRAVSAEKQRLAKEVASMLKLSVEIDTGSSERKPIWRSWSYTGGHAMCCFTKQFDI
- the LOC114367165 gene encoding CBBY-like protein isoform X2, producing the protein MATTLTSSVIHSHALPRAPCCFFLRFRFPFTFTFSPSNFPAKSSSRLAIISASSSTAEHNHPNSSSSSQDLAVLLEVQGVLMDSHRVGNRLAFNKAFEKLGLDCANWTEPVYSDLSKRSAGDEEKMVFLYFNRIGWPSSLPTNEQGLFAKRVLQQKEKALEEFVMSKSLPLRPGLEQFIDDAYNEGIPVVILTAYSKSGDNIARSIMEKLGDDRSIKVIIVGNKEVEQSLYGQLVSGKVIASGLDEELAKEAKRAVSAEKQRLAKEVASMLKLSVEIDTGSSESLAKIVAALRAGAEYAGIPVCNCVLVAGSQSGVAGATQVGMPCVVLRSR